DNA from Cyanobacteria bacterium FACHB-DQ100:
AGCGTTTTACCCAGTTGCCGGGAAATCTATCAATACAAACTCACGCGATTTCTTTTAATCAGGCATTTGCTCTGATTTTGGGTTTTCCGCATACGATGAGTTTGTTGCAGAGATAGCGGACAACTGCGCCGTTCATGACCCACGATCGCACTCGATGTGTCCCTTTATGGCTGAAATGGCAACCCAAACTTCCCCGACTCGGAGTGTCGATGTCAAATTTGATGTCGAACTGCGAAAAGTCACCAAGGTGTACAACGGCGAACCCGCAGTGCGCGGAATCGATTTGAGCATTCGACGCGGTGAGTTTTTTAGCATTTTGGGGCCTTCTGGTTGCGGCAAAACTACAACCCTGCGAATGATTGCGGGATTTGAACAGCCTTCAGCCGGAGATATCTTAATTCGCGATCGCTCGATGCTGAATGTTCCCCCGTACAAGCGTCCTGCAAATACAGTGTTCCAGAGCTATGCACTATTCGGACACATGACCGTCTGGGAGAACATTGCATTCGGGTTAAAGATTCAGCGATGTTCGCGATCGGAGATTCAAGATCGAGTCCGAGACGCGCTCAAATTAGTCAAGCTCGAATCGCTTGCAAATCGATTTCCAGCCCAGCTTTCTGGCGGACAACAGCAACGGGTTGCCGTAGCGCGGGCATTAATCAATCGTCCTGCCGTATTGCTGCTCGATGAACCGCTCGGAGCCTTGGATCTGAAACTACGCAAGGAGATGCAGATCGAACTCTCAACCTTACACCGAGAGCTAGGCATTACTTTTGTGATGGTAACGCACGACCAAGAAGAAGCGCTTTCCTTGTCCGATCGCATTGCCATCATGAATCTGGGCAAAGTCGAGCAGGTTGGTACACCAGAGCAGGTTTACGATCGACCTCAAACCGCTTTCGTTGCAAACTTCATTGGCGATACCAATCTATTGCGCGGCAAAATCGAAGGCGCACATCCTCAAACACTCTGGATCAGAACCGAAACTGGGATCAAGCTCACGGTGCAGCAGAGCGCCAATCGGCTTACATCGGGATGGGTGATGGTGAGTGTACGCCCTGAAAAAATTCAGATTGCTTTAGCTCCGGTGGGCGATACAGCGAATTGTTTTGCAGGTCGATTACAGGATGTGATGTACTTGGGAACGCATGTCCATTGTTTTGTGCAGCTAAAGTCGGGCGATCGTATCATTGTTCGCCAGCCTACGTCATTCAGCCTTCCGAGCGCTGATGCTCCCATCTATGTGCATTGGGATGCCGCCGACAGTTTAGCGTTATCCGAATCGTAGGAGGCGCAAATGTCGTATTCTCGCCGTCGATTTTTGAAAACTGCCGCAGCAGGATTCTCTGGGGTTGCACTGTCTAGCTGCGGTTGGACGCTGGCAAAGGTGCAGACCGATCGAGTAATGGCGACTGCCTCTGATGAGCTACACATCTACACTTGGGCAAACTACATCGATCAGGAATTGATTGATGCCTTTCGTGCCAAAACGGGAATCAAAGTCACCTTCGATGTGTTTGACTCTAATGAGATGATGCTGGCAACGTTCCAGGCGGGAAAAGCGGGAATTTACAGCGTGATTTATCCTTCTGACTACAAAGTGACGGAGATGATTCGGCTCGGCTATCTTGCTGAGTTGGATCATCTCCGGTTAGAGAGCCTAAACAATCTATTACCTCGATTCCAGAGAACCACACATGATCCGGGAAATCGCTACAGTGTTCCAATGAGTTGGGGAACTACGGGCTTACTCTACAACAGCGAGAAGATTACCAACTCTCCAACCGATTGGAACTATCTTTGGGAGAACAAAGACAAGCTAAAGCGGCGAATTACTTTGATCAATGATGTGCGAGAAGTTTTGGGTGCAACTCTACGATCGCTCGCTTATTCCTACAATTCCAAGAATCCAGCAGAACTGCAAAAAGCCTACGATCGTCTTCAAGAACTAAAGCCTGCGATCGCAACATTCACAACAAATGGCTGGCGCGATCAATTGATTGCAGGTGACTTGTCGATCGCAATGGCCTATTCATCGGATGCCCTGCTTGCGATTAGTCAAGAACCCAAGCTGAGATATGTAATTCCTGCCAGTGGCACTTCGATCTGGAGCGATACGATGGTGATTCCGAAAACGGCTCCAAATCCTGATGCAGCTTATGCTTGGATTGAGTTTATGTTAAGACCCGAAGTAGCCGCGAAGGTGACAGAACGATTGTCTTTTGCGACCACAAACCAAGCTGCGATCGCAAAATTACCGGAAGCACTTCGATCTAATCCAGGTATGTTTCCGTCAACCGAGATTATTGATAAATCAGAGTCAATCTTGCCAATGGAGCGGACGGTTTTGGAGGCATACGATCGCTATTGGACAAAGTTAACCAGCAGTTAGTCATTTGCTGTAGGGTTGTTCGAGCTGAAGTAATATGTGAACAGCTAGTCAATCTACTGTTCTAAATCCTAGAATTAGACCGAAACAATCGATCCTAATACCCGGAGCCGGAATATTATGCTGACGGGTGGAATCCAGATAGAGCAAAGTCAAACTACGAAAAGCACAATGTTTCTTTTGAGGAAGCTGCTACCGTGATGGAAGATGAACTACGCCCTGAGTACGACTTTTCTCAACTGGAAGGGGGTGTAGGAGGTAAGTATGTTGAGCGTTATCGAGCAGGGACAAATTTAGTTCTTCTTGATCCTGAGGTCGCTCAAGCATTCCCGACTAAAGATGCTGTAAGTGAAGCGTTGCGGTTATTCATGCAAGTTGCTCAGCGTCAGCCAGCTAACAATAATCCCGCTGCATCCGACTGTCCAGAAATGGTTATTCAAGTTCGAGAAGATGGTAGCGGCGGGTGATCAGGCGTATCAGCAAGTTAGGTTCCGGGGCGCGATCGCAGTTTCTCATCCATAAATGATCGATCGCCCAAAATCTTTAATTTTGGCCCGTACTTGCCAAACTCGACGACGCTGATCGACGCAGCAGGGGCATCAATACGATCGCGGTATCGTCCTAAATCAATTCCTAGCAATCCACAAAGCATGATCCGTATCGTTGCTTTATGTGAGACGACTAGCACATTGCCATCTGAGTATTTTGCTTCAATTTCAGCAATCACCAATTCAGAGCGACTGGCGATTTGAACGGCGGTTTCTCCTCCTGGTGGAGCATTCCAAGCAGGTTCCGTCATCCAGTGAATATAGGTTTCTTGATCATGTTCTTTGACATAATCCTGAGTTTTTCCTTCCCATTCGCCGTATTCAATCTCTCGTAATCCATCTCGCAATTGCATTTCTAATCCAACAGCTTCACAGAGCGGTTTTGCCGTTGCGATCGTGCGTTTCATCGGGCTGACATACGCAGCGTTCCAATCGAGTTTGGAGTAAGCTTTGCCGAAGGCGATCGCCATCTGTAAGCCTTCGTCGGTGAGATCAGGATCAAGTGAGCCACAGAAGCCCCCGGTTTGACTGTAGGTGGTTTCTCCATGACGCAGAAAATAAAGCGTTAAAGCCATAGGAATCGAAGAAGTTTAGGAGAGCGTTGAACTTTCTCAGGTTGCAACAATTGAACAGAACTTACATCAGTGATTTGGGGCAATGAATTGAACAAGGCTCTCCCGGCGGACAGACTTTGAGCGGCGGAACGTTCCAAATGGTTTGGGTGTATTCGTGAATAGCGCGATCGGATGAGAATTTACCCATCCGCGCTGTGTTCAAGATCGACATCCGTACCCAGTGGTCTTGATTACGAAACGCTTCGCCCACTCGCTCTTGAGCTTCGACATACGATCGGTAGTCTGCCAGAAGCATAAAGGGATCTGGTGACCATAGTGAGTCAATGAGCGGCTTGAACAATGTAGAATCGCCCTTCGAGAAAAAGCCCGACGCAATTTGATCGATCGCCTGCTTCAATTCCGGGTTCTCGTTGTAATACTTCATCGGTTGATAGCCTTCTGCTTTGAGAACTGCTACTTCTGAGGCGGTTAGCCCGAATAGGAAGAAATTTTCTGCACCGACTTCTTCCCGGATTTCGATGTTTGCGCCGTCGAGCGTTCCGATCGTCAGTGCCCCATTCATCGAGAATTTCATATTTCCGGTTCCCGATGCTTCTTTTCCGGCGGTTGAAATCTGCTCAGACAAATCGGCAGCCGGATAGACTCGTTGAGCGAATTTGACGTTGTAGTCCTTGAGGAAAACGACTTTGATTCGTCCTCGCACGTCTGGATCGGTGTTGATTACATCCGCGATCGAGTTAATTAATTTAATAATCAACTTCGCCATCTTGTAGCCGGGTGCAGCTTTACCGCCAAAAATAAAGGTGCGTGGAGTCACTTCTAGATCAGGATTTGCTTTGATGCGATTATATAAAGTAATAATGTGCAATACATTCAAATGCTGACGCTTGTATTCATGGAAACGCTTCGATTGAATGTCAAAAATTGAGTTTACATCGACTTCAATCTCATTCTCACGCTGAATATAGTTTGCAAGATCCTGCTTAATCGCTTGCTTAATTTGCTTCCATTCATCGCGGAACTGCGGATCATCAACAAACTGTTCTAGCTTGCGGAGTTCGTTGAGATTCTTAATCCAGTTTTCACCGATTTTACTGGTAATCAGGTGTGAGAGCCTGGGATTGCTCAGCACCATAAATCGTCTGGGCGTAACTCCATTCGTTTTATTGTTAAACCGCTCCGGATACATCTCAGCAAAGTCGCGCAGCACATCTTGCTTGAGAAGCTGAGTATGCAATTCAGCCACCCCATTGATCGAATAACTGCCAACGGTTGCCAAATTCGCCATTCGCACATATCGCTCCCCCGATTCATCAATCAAAGACATCCGCCGAATGCGATCGAGATCATTCGGGAATTTCTGCCGTACTTCATCTAAGAATCGCGCGTTGATGTCATAAATAATTTCTAGATGTCGCGGCAGCAATGACCCAAACAGACCGATCGACCAGCGCTCCAAGGCTTCAGGCAACAGCGTATGATTCGTGTAGGCAAACGTATTGCGGGTAACGTGCCAAGCAACATCCCACTCCAAGCCATGCACATCAATCAACAATCGCATTAATTCAGCAACCGCGATCGCTGGATGCGTGTCGTTCAATTGAAACGTGAAGTATTCGTGCAGCGTTTCGATCGGCATTCTTCTTTGTTCATGATGAGTCCGGATCACATCTTGCAGCGAACAAGACACGAAAAAGAACTGCTGCTCTAACCGCAATTGTTTTCCTTGGACTTGCTCATCGTTTGGATAAAGCACCTTTGACAAGTTCTCGGAAGCCATTTTGCTGCCCACTGCACCGTAGTAGTTCCCGGAGTTAAACGCTGCGAAGTCAAAAGACTCGACCGCTTGGGCTGACCAGAGCCGTAAGGTGTTTGCAGTGTCCGTTTTGTAGCCGAGAATCGGTGTATCGTAGGGAACTCCCTTTAAGACACGATTGGGAATCCATCTGACACGGTTGCGCCCCTGCTCATCGGTGTAGCGCTCAGTCCATCCACCGAGTTGAATTTCGACTGCCCATTCTGGTCGCGCTAGTTCCCAGGGATTGCCGTTTTTCAGCCATTTGTCGGTAATTTCAACTTGCCAGCCGTCGCGGATATCCTGATCAAAAATGCCAAACTCATAGCGAATTCCGTAGCCGATCGCGGGAATTTCTAATGTCGCCATCGAATCGAGATAACACGCCGCTAATCGTCCCAAACCGCCATTGCCTAATCCCGGTTCTTCTTCTTGCGCCAGCAGTTCATCAAAATTCAATCCCAACTCTTGCGTTGCTTGCCGCATTTGATCATAGATATCTAAGTTGATCAAATTGTTGCCCAGATGCGGCCCCAACAAGAATTCTGCCGAGAGATAGCACACTTGGCGCGGCTGTACTTTTGTGTAGGTTTGCGTGGTGATTAGCCAGCTTCGGAGTAAGCGATCGCGTACCGTATAGGCTAACGCCATGTAGTAATCATTCAGCGCCGCGATTTCTGGAAACTTCCCTTGGACATAAAACAAGTTATTCAGAACTGATCGTTTGAGCGTGTCCACATCGAGTCCGGTGCGATCGTCGCGAAGTAGCTCGTCTGTGGTTGGAAGTTGAATCTCTTCGGCTTGCATAAGTTTGGCGCGGTAATAGAACGCTCGGATAAAAAATTAGTTTTACAAGAAATGACAGACTGCCGATACGGTAGCAAAAAAAGCTATTGTTCAAACCATAAATCATCCTTAAGTCGGAGCAGTTAGGTAAGCCGCCCAATTCACAATCAACCCCAGTTCAGAATCAGTCCCAATTCACAATCAGCAAAGGTTTGAACTTAGAGATTTATTCCACGGTTGCGAAAGTAGTGGACAATGAACTTGCCAGCTAAAACTTTGACGTGAGAAAAGAGAGCTACTGGAATGACCCTTAACACCGTGACAACACAGCCGTTTTCCGATCAAAAGCCTGGAACTTCTGGCTTGCGGAAACTCGTAACGGTCTTTCAACAACCCCACTATCTTGAAAATTTCGTTCAGGCGATCTTCGATAGCATTGGTGATTTTGCCGGACAAACACTGGTCTTGGGGGGCGATGGTCGCTTTTATAACCGTCAAGCGATTCAAATTATCTTAAAAATGGCAGCTGCGAATGGATTTGGAAGAGTGAAAGTCGGTCAGGGCGGAATTCTTTCAACGCCTGCGACTTCTGCTGTAATCCGCAAATACAATGCGTTCGGCGGCATCATTCTCTCAGCCAGCCACAATCCCGGCGGAGCGGATGGCGATTTTGGAATTAAGTACAACATTGGAAATGGCGGCCCTGCTCCAGAGAAAGTTACTGAAGCAATTTACGATCGCAGTAAAACCATCACCGAATACAAAATTTTCGACGCTCCGGATGTCAATTTAGACATTCTTGGAACCACTCAACTGGAAAAGATGACCGTTGAAGTGATTGATTCAGTGATTGATTATGCAGCACTGATGGAATCGCTGTTTGATTTCGATCGTATCCGCCAATTATTCACAGGCGGCAAGTTTCGGATGTGCATGGATTCGCTTCATGCGGTGACAGGATCTTATGCTCACGCGATTTTCGAGCAGCGTTTGGGCGCACCCAAAGGAACCGTGCAAAATGGTATACCGCTCGAAGATTTTGGCGGCGGACATCCTGACCCGAACTTGGTGTACGCGCATGATTTGGTCGAAGTGATGTTCGGAGAGAATGCACCGGATTTCGGGGCGGCTTCGGACGGAGATGGCGATCGCAATATGATTTTGGGTCGTCGCTTTTTTGTCACACCGAGCGATAGTTTGGCGGTTCTAGCGGCAAATGCCACCTTAGTTCCGGGATATCGGAACGGAATCGCAGGAATTGCTCGATCGATGCCCACTTCGCAAGCGCCCGATCGCGTGGCGGAAAAACTCGGAGTCGATTGCTATGAAACGCCGACCGGATGGAAGTTTTTCGGGAATTTGCTCGATGCGGGGAAAGTTACACTCTGTGGCGAAGAAAGTTTTGGCACCGGATCGAATCACATTCGCGAAAAAGACGGATTGTGGGCGGTATTGTTCTGGTTAAATATTTTGGCAGTGAAGCAGCAATCGGTTGAAGAATTGATGCGTGAACACTGGCGGACTTATGGACGAAACTACTATTCTCGTCATGATTATGAAGCGATCGACAGCGATCGGGCGAACACATTAATTACTCAACTGCGAGACAAATTGCCAACGCTAAAAGGTCAGAAATTTGGTAGTTATGAAGTCGCTTACAGTGATGACTTTAGTTATACTGACCCGATCGATGGCAGTGTGAGTCAGAAACAAGGGGTTCGGATTGGCTTTACCGATGGTTCGCGGATTGTGTTCCGACTGTCGGGAACGGGAACTCAGGGCGCAAC
Protein-coding regions in this window:
- a CDS encoding ABC transporter ATP-binding protein — protein: MATQTSPTRSVDVKFDVELRKVTKVYNGEPAVRGIDLSIRRGEFFSILGPSGCGKTTTLRMIAGFEQPSAGDILIRDRSMLNVPPYKRPANTVFQSYALFGHMTVWENIAFGLKIQRCSRSEIQDRVRDALKLVKLESLANRFPAQLSGGQQQRVAVARALINRPAVLLLDEPLGALDLKLRKEMQIELSTLHRELGITFVMVTHDQEEALSLSDRIAIMNLGKVEQVGTPEQVYDRPQTAFVANFIGDTNLLRGKIEGAHPQTLWIRTETGIKLTVQQSANRLTSGWVMVSVRPEKIQIALAPVGDTANCFAGRLQDVMYLGTHVHCFVQLKSGDRIIVRQPTSFSLPSADAPIYVHWDAADSLALSES
- a CDS encoding spermidine/putrescine ABC transporter substrate-binding protein; this translates as MSYSRRRFLKTAAAGFSGVALSSCGWTLAKVQTDRVMATASDELHIYTWANYIDQELIDAFRAKTGIKVTFDVFDSNEMMLATFQAGKAGIYSVIYPSDYKVTEMIRLGYLAELDHLRLESLNNLLPRFQRTTHDPGNRYSVPMSWGTTGLLYNSEKITNSPTDWNYLWENKDKLKRRITLINDVREVLGATLRSLAYSYNSKNPAELQKAYDRLQELKPAIATFTTNGWRDQLIAGDLSIAMAYSSDALLAISQEPKLRYVIPASGTSIWSDTMVIPKTAPNPDAAYAWIEFMLRPEVAAKVTERLSFATTNQAAIAKLPEALRSNPGMFPSTEIIDKSESILPMERTVLEAYDRYWTKLTSS
- a CDS encoding histidine phosphatase family protein, translating into MALTLYFLRHGETTYSQTGGFCGSLDPDLTDEGLQMAIAFGKAYSKLDWNAAYVSPMKRTIATAKPLCEAVGLEMQLRDGLREIEYGEWEGKTQDYVKEHDQETYIHWMTEPAWNAPPGGETAVQIASRSELVIAEIEAKYSDGNVLVVSHKATIRIMLCGLLGIDLGRYRDRIDAPAASISVVEFGKYGPKLKILGDRSFMDEKLRSRPGT
- a CDS encoding glycogen/starch/alpha-glucan phosphorylase; the protein is MQAEEIQLPTTDELLRDDRTGLDVDTLKRSVLNNLFYVQGKFPEIAALNDYYMALAYTVRDRLLRSWLITTQTYTKVQPRQVCYLSAEFLLGPHLGNNLINLDIYDQMRQATQELGLNFDELLAQEEEPGLGNGGLGRLAACYLDSMATLEIPAIGYGIRYEFGIFDQDIRDGWQVEITDKWLKNGNPWELARPEWAVEIQLGGWTERYTDEQGRNRVRWIPNRVLKGVPYDTPILGYKTDTANTLRLWSAQAVESFDFAAFNSGNYYGAVGSKMASENLSKVLYPNDEQVQGKQLRLEQQFFFVSCSLQDVIRTHHEQRRMPIETLHEYFTFQLNDTHPAIAVAELMRLLIDVHGLEWDVAWHVTRNTFAYTNHTLLPEALERWSIGLFGSLLPRHLEIIYDINARFLDEVRQKFPNDLDRIRRMSLIDESGERYVRMANLATVGSYSINGVAELHTQLLKQDVLRDFAEMYPERFNNKTNGVTPRRFMVLSNPRLSHLITSKIGENWIKNLNELRKLEQFVDDPQFRDEWKQIKQAIKQDLANYIQRENEIEVDVNSIFDIQSKRFHEYKRQHLNVLHIITLYNRIKANPDLEVTPRTFIFGGKAAPGYKMAKLIIKLINSIADVINTDPDVRGRIKVVFLKDYNVKFAQRVYPAADLSEQISTAGKEASGTGNMKFSMNGALTIGTLDGANIEIREEVGAENFFLFGLTASEVAVLKAEGYQPMKYYNENPELKQAIDQIASGFFSKGDSTLFKPLIDSLWSPDPFMLLADYRSYVEAQERVGEAFRNQDHWVRMSILNTARMGKFSSDRAIHEYTQTIWNVPPLKVCPPGEPCSIHCPKSLM
- a CDS encoding alpha-D-glucose phosphate-specific phosphoglucomutase, which encodes MTLNTVTTQPFSDQKPGTSGLRKLVTVFQQPHYLENFVQAIFDSIGDFAGQTLVLGGDGRFYNRQAIQIILKMAAANGFGRVKVGQGGILSTPATSAVIRKYNAFGGIILSASHNPGGADGDFGIKYNIGNGGPAPEKVTEAIYDRSKTITEYKIFDAPDVNLDILGTTQLEKMTVEVIDSVIDYAALMESLFDFDRIRQLFTGGKFRMCMDSLHAVTGSYAHAIFEQRLGAPKGTVQNGIPLEDFGGGHPDPNLVYAHDLVEVMFGENAPDFGAASDGDGDRNMILGRRFFVTPSDSLAVLAANATLVPGYRNGIAGIARSMPTSQAPDRVAEKLGVDCYETPTGWKFFGNLLDAGKVTLCGEESFGTGSNHIREKDGLWAVLFWLNILAVKQQSVEELMREHWRTYGRNYYSRHDYEAIDSDRANTLITQLRDKLPTLKGQKFGSYEVAYSDDFSYTDPIDGSVSQKQGVRIGFTDGSRIVFRLSGTGTQGATLRLYVERYEADPAKHNADPQDALSDLIQIADSVAQIKSLTGMDKPTVIT